The genomic interval TGACGTGTGGTATGGTTCGGATAAAGTCGGAATTGACGGAGGTGCGCGTCACGGCGGACAGGTGAACGCGCTCGTCGACGCGGGCGGCGCGTTGACCAGCACGGCTGAGCCCGTGTGACATCCTGCGGCAGATGATCGCGGAGCAGGCGTGGATGCCGCGTAGCCAACGAGAGGGGGCGGTGCGCGTGCTGTTTCGCAGCCCGACGCTCGGCGTGGTGACATTGGAACAGGTGGCGGAGGACGCCATTCAGGAGCGCAGGGATCATCCTCAAGATCGCTTTCGGCTGATCATCGGCACCGATTCGCAGCCACACGAGCACACGGCGTCCGCGACCTTCGTGACCGCGGTCATTCTGCACCGCGTGGGACGCGGCGCTCGCTACTACGTCCACAAGGAGCATCACGAGCACATTCACTCGCTGCGCCAGCGGATGTTCACGGAGGCCTCGCTATCTCTCCAGGTGGGCGGCCTGCTGAGCGAGTTGCTGCAGAAGGCGGGACAGGACTGGCAGATCGAGGTGCACCTCGATATCGGCGAAGGAGGCGAGACCAAGCAGTGGATCCGCGAGATCGTCGCCTGGATCGAGTCGAACGGCTATGAGGCGCGGATCAAGCCCGAGTCGTTCGGCGCGAGCAAGGTGGCGGATCGCTATACCAAGTCGTGATGCTCCCGGCAAAGGTGCGGCCCGCGAATGCAGCTCATCCACGCCTCGACTTCCCGCCAGTCGCGCCGTCCCGGCCAGAGCGGCGGAGGATCGCCCGAACCGCCGAAGAGGGCGATCTCGGCCGCCCGCGCGTCCTCGCGCAGGACGTCGAGCACGCGCGCCTGCGCGCTCGCTTCCCGCGCGGGATTGCCCACCAACCTCCCGTCCCACGCTTCATACACCCGCCACGGGATCCCTTGACGGCGGGTGAGGGCGAAGAAGAGGCCAGGTGAAGCCACAAAACGCGGCGAGACGCGCGCGAAGGCAGAAAGCGGGATGACCTGAGGGAGGAGAAACGGCCGGAGTGACGCCGGGGCGCCCGCGCGGCGCACGATGCGCTGCCAGCGCCGGTCGAGATCGGCCGCTCGCACGCGGCCCCAAATGCCCGTGATGGCTTCGGGGTGCCGGAGGGCGTCCTGGAGGAAGTCGGCAAGCATCGGGCCGAAACTCCCCTGCCAGTCCGCATCCACCATCAGCACGGCCGCCGAATCGGGCCAGCGCCGCCACGCCTCCATCGCGGCAATCGCTCGCGGGGCGTCGTGCCCCAGGGCCTGCGCAAACTCGACGACGGCGAGTTCCACCCGCAAGGTGTCCGCCACGCGCCGCGCCTCCGCCACGGTGCCATCCGTGCAGCCGTTCGCGCAGATCGCCACGCGCCTGACGCCCGCTCGGGCCACCTGCCGCAGCACGTTCGCGATCCGGCCCGCCTCGTCGCGCGCGGCAAGGGCGCACACGATGTCTCGCGCATCCGCCATGTTTCCATCCTCCGGGATCACGAAGCCTCGAAGCCGCATACCGTAGTCTAGAGCCCGCCAAGGGAGGCGATGACGGTGTGGCACATTGGCGATCGGGTCACGCGCCGCTCGT from Alicyclobacillus acidocaldarius subsp. acidocaldarius DSM 446 carries:
- a CDS encoding ribonuclease H-like YkuK family protein — its product is MPRSQREGAVRVLFRSPTLGVVTLEQVAEDAIQERRDHPQDRFRLIIGTDSQPHEHTASATFVTAVILHRVGRGARYYVHKEHHEHIHSLRQRMFTEASLSLQVGGLLSELLQKAGQDWQIEVHLDIGEGGETKQWIREIVAWIESNGYEARIKPESFGASKVADRYTKS